Genomic segment of Xenopus laevis strain J_2021 chromosome 4S, Xenopus_laevis_v10.1, whole genome shotgun sequence:
GAAGGTAAGACGAGGTTGAGGTGTGGGACACATTGAGAAATACGAGAAAAAGGGTTCAGTTTCCGAAGAAGACAGGTTGATGGGAGGAGCAACTTTAGGAAGAACCTATTCAGGGAAAGAGTAGATtgttaatataaacaaataactGGATCAAGTCATCTTTTAGAAGATCAGACATATCCATGCAGAattgatatttaaaggagaaggaaaggctagaattaagtaagctttatcagaaaggtataaataaacacacagtaaaccctcaaagagctatgagcaagcagggagagactcaggcaggaagtgatgtcacacctagttaatatggcagctgctatcctaaacaaatagagagagcttctagagctatttacttaGGTATtgtaaagaattctgcagaataaatagtgttagagcttgcactattgtggttattctattggcaataaactggttTCCTTCTCCATTAGAGTCCTGTTAATGCACTAGGTGTCTGAGTTAGAAACCTGCAGCAGGTTGCAAAGCAGTTAGGTTTACCGATTCACCAACCCGACGTGAAGTCGATGGGTATCTTTCCTGAATATCTTGTTCAGCTGAATGTCAATCCCTTGCCTATATAgttaatttttcttcttttacattGTTGATCCATCACGGGAATGACTTCACTTCCAGTACAATCTGATGTCACTTACAGCCACGTGGTGAGTAAACCCTTGCGAGTGCATTTAGCAGGTCTGGGAAGGGGGTATAGTTGGGTGTTGGGAGTAGGTCGGGTTGCAGGTCAGGGTTGAGCATGGGTCTGCTCAACCAGACCACTGCAGGGCTCCAGCCTGGGAGCAAACAACAAAATTTAACAATGCATTCTTCAACTGCTCAAAGATGCTGACGAAGAGAACCTCTACTGCTGTCTCAGCATAGTGGGGATTATCATATAAGGTGACCAAGGATTAAATAAATGTGTCCATACTGGCAAGAAGAGGACTCTGTTGGGTATTTTGTATTCTTTTCTTCTCTTCCCTTTGCTCCACCCTCCTTATTAACTCTATTTACCTCTATTATTCCAAAGGATTTACAATCTCCAGAAAACTTATGCGGCATGGCACCCTTGGCTTCAGAGTGCAAAGAAGATGCAACAGGTGGATCTGCAGAGACTGAGGCAGCTGTTAGGGACCAAGTTAATAATGCATATTTtgttacagaataaaataaactataaattatataaatgtaaattaatgcAGAAATATCTTCTTGTTTTCTATTTTACAGACTTGATGTATTAGCTTTAGCTTATGTGCTGATCTATCCAAAAGCAGACAGGTTATGTATGGCCTCCatttgtggattttaatgaagttTTGAggcagggccagaattaggggtaggcagagtaggcacgtgcctagggtgggaagctggggggggcaccaggcaaaTACCTTCTCTGCCTTTCGCACATGTGCGCACCTATTGGGCACTGTGACCGGCCAGGTTGTCTAGGGCACctgggcgggttcgggccgactcaAAAAATCTTCAGGTCGCAGGCTCTCCCTGCCCACAACCTAGCACTCCCGGCCCAAAATTTATAGTCTTGCACCCTCCCCTTTTCGGGTCTATAATAGAGGGTTAGCAGTGAGCCGGGTGCGGATTGGAAGGGGGCGGCTTAGGATCGCTACCGGCCTTATAATAAAGGAATTATTATTGAAAGGTTATTATTTATCCAGAATACCAAAGCCACTAGTAATCCaagcaataaaaatgtgtttagtaattattagggatgcaccgaatccacaaatccttcgtaaaagattcggccgaataccgaacacaaatttgcatattcaaattagaggtgggaaggagaaaacattttttactttcttgttttgtgacaaaaagtaacgcaatttctctccctgtccctaatttgcatatgcaaattaggaatcagatTCAGTTTtgccgagcagaaggatttggctgaatacaaatcctgttgaaaaaggcagaatcgtggccgaatcccgaaccgaataatggatttggtgcatccctagtatttataaaaattattggaTTGCATCAATACGCAGTGGGAGCCTGGGAGGTTATATCTATAGTTGGTTACCTATAAAGCCAATGAGAGGGTGGTGTTTACTGTCAATGTAAAATTAGTGGATAATTCCAatcaggggtgctccgccaatgaggcgggttgaggcactcgcctcaggcggcagcgcctccctggttgccaggggcagcaaaaatgccacttctggtaactaagagccgaatttccggttttaaacccggaaattctgctcttctagtgcagagagcgcaattgcactctctgcactagcgacgtggaccccccgcccatctggcgctgaaggtgagtACCGTGAGGAGGCGGTGGCagcaaattgggtaggatcacCCCTGATTCCAATATAAAGCTGTgaaggatattattattattaagcaccTTCCTTTACTGCCAGGAGAAACAGCActgcttttttccccctgaaatcTCAATTTTTCAGTCAGGGAGCAGATGatggaaagaaacagaaaagtAACCTTGTAAAATGGGACCAAGTGCTGCTGCTGACTCTCTGACTGAGAAGCCAATGAATGCAGCAGCCTGGGCTTATGGGCGAGGGCTGCGGAGGGAGACACTTATCTCCCTGCCTGTGATTGGCACCTCGCGCTTTTTTTCCgtgcgtattttttttttatcgccCTCTCCTCTGGTGAGTCATGGAGGCTGGTTTGAATGGCGACCCCGAGCTTTATAACGGGAATGCAGAGCCAAAGGCGAAGGGGGTCCAGCAGCTTTCTCCTCGGCATTACTGTCTTACGGGAAGAGTCCCGCCAGAAGCTTTGACAGCTCCTCATTATGAAGAAAGTCCAGTGCGCGCTGCTGCTCGTGGCCGCTGTGTCGCTGCTGCTGGACTCTGGGGCCGCCGCGGTTATCACTGGGGTGAGTAGTAGAACGCGCGGTGCATGAAGGGAGACCACTTTCCCGCTCTTTTAACCTCACGTGACCCTCATGCCTGCACTTTTTTGCTGCTGACCCTTTTTAGGGACTTGAGAAAGAGGGCAGCTAATTAGAAAGGCAATAATTTTCAGTGTTAGACTGGGTTTGGATTCTGCAGTGTTTGAAACACTTCTTTGTCTCCACATATTAATTGGTTCACACTGTGCCAGCTAACAGAGCAGTGGCTGATATTTCCAGTCATGAGAgcctgtttttaatatattttttttaatatatatttttttataatacagtatgggatgcgttatctggaaacacattatccagaaagctccgaataacggaaaggccgtctcccatagactccattttactcaaataatccaaatttttaaaaacaatttcctttttctctgtaataataaaacagtaacttgtacttgatcccaactaagatataattaatccttattggagacaaaaccagcctattgggtttatttattgtttacatgattttctagtatctttaaagggattctgtcatgatttttctgatgtagtttttatatctaaattacactgcaaataattcactctacaatataaaatgtcattcctgaaccagcaagtgtatttcttttagttgtaatattggtgtgtaggtgcatctcaggtcattttgcctggtcatgtgctttcagaaagagccagcactttaggatggaactgctttctggcaggctgttgttcctcctactcaatgtaactgaatgtgtctcagtgggacctggattttactattgagtgttgttcttagatctaccaggcagctgttatcttgtgttagggagctgctatctggttaccttccaattgttctgctgtttggctgctggggggaaagagcgggggtgatatcactccaacttgcagtacagcagtaaatagtgattgaagtttatcagagcacaaatcacatgcctgggggcagctgggaaactgacaatatatctagccccatgtcagtttttaaaattactgagaaattttgagaaatggatttcagtgcagaattctgccggagcagcactattaactgatgcattttggaaaaaaatgtttttcccatgacagtatccctttaaggtatgaaaatccaaattacagaaaaatgtattatccggaaaaccccaggtccctaacaAGGGGTTCCATACCTGCATTTTACACATGGCTGCAGGTTGGGAAAAACAGTCATTTGGACTGGGTCCCTAGTGTCATGGGAGAAATGGTGATGACAGGATAAACAGTGGTTATTGCGTATCAACCATAAGATTAGTATGTAGATGTCCTACCTTCAACTATTGTCTAACTGCAGCCTGCAGAacgcccccccctcccccaccaaAGCCCTGATACTGTTGTTGAGATGTAGGGTTCTGCAGTTTAAAACAGCTGGAGGGTCGCCACAATATCTCTAACTCTGTCCCTTTTGTGGTATTGTCTTTGATTGTTAGAGCAGTTTCCACGGTCCCTCTCTTTTGTAAACTAACTAGGTgaacacaaacattttaattgtctttttttatatgtGAACAGAAATAATTTCTCAGTGTCTGTTTTAATTCCACACCCTGGGTTGCCGCATGGCAAGTATTTTACTAGGTTGGCCATTTAAAAATGAGACATAAagccattgttattaataggagagaaaatatttaaaaagtgtatGGGGGGAATAAAAACTGGCGATCCCCAGGTTTTGTAAAGCTTATAAAACAATTGTGTTGTAACCGTGACTATTATGCACAACACTCGTATAACAATCCCAGGTTTGATTCTTTAACCCTTGAATTTTCAGTTCCCCCGGAAATATCCCCAACTAACTGAGTGCACAAATAATTTCAATGATTTTATAGCCAGAAACCAGTTCTCTGTGTTTTCACTTTGTAATATATCTACTGAAAAGTTCTCTTTAGTACATACTActatgtatatacatgtacattATGGTTctcaattaggggccgattcaccaagggtcgaatatcgagggttaattaaccctcgatattcgactgggaattaaaatcctttgaatatcgaagtcgaagcgttttagcgcaaatagttcgatcgaacgaataatccttagatcgaacgattaaatccttcgaaactaacgattcgaaggattttaatccaacgatcgaaggattattcttcgaccaaaaaaacttaggaaatcctatggggaccttccccataggttaacattgagttcggtaggttttagatggcgaactagggggtcgaagttttttcttaaagacacagtacttcgactatcgaatagtcgaacgatttttagtttgaatccttcgattcgaagtcgaaggtcgaagtagcctattcgatggtcgaagtagcccaaaaaacactttcgaaattcaaagtttttttactttgaatccttcactcgagcttggtgaattggccccttagtgtagatGTGGCACATTATTCCAAAACATTTGGGCAGTTCTCATAGACACAGTGGCTTACTGACAAGGCGCTTCCAGAAATCATAATTCCAGAattattataaggatattcataACACAGGCACTTTTAAGGCAAGGTAAGGTATCTGACATCTGGAGCCACAAACTGTAgtagctatgtaactatggttAAATCTGCAGTTTTTTATGTTCATGTCCATAGTGAGCTGTTTCAGTTAGCGTTTGTTTGGCAAAATTCATGTAATAAACCTTGAAAGTATACCAGAATTTATTAGAGAACATTTCCTTTTTATGTACAAGTACACACTCTGCCAGTTATGAACTGTTAGGATGAAGAGTGCCCTGGTCCAGAGTGTTTTGAAATATTTGGCACAGCTCGCAAGAGTTGCAGGTTTTTAGAGCCAGATGTTTGACGGCGAGGTCATTTGGGAAATTTCTCAGGAAAcaaattgcttttctttttccaAACACTAAGGAACATACCTGGAAGTCGCCTGGGTTTGACTGTGAAACTAGAAATCTCAGGGTTTGTGGCAATCAAGTAAATTCAGCTAATTATGTACAACTACAGTGGGGAACCTTGTAGCTACTGCAACCCTAAACATAACCACACTTTTACTAAATTAGACATCATAGGAATATTATGGCATTGAGCATTGCAGGGAGCAGTGGCATGATGGATTCGAGGCAAGATAAATGTAAGTAAATGAGTTTTAAAAGATTGTTTAAAAATAGAGagtagtgatgagtaaatttattcgccagccacggatttgcggcaaaattccaaatttagccatgtgcaaattttttcgcgagactgcagaaaaatttgccaaggaacaaacgcccattgactttaatgcatttggacaaaaaagtctccataagaaaaaacgggcattgattttaatgtattaggacaaaaaaaagtcgccataaaaaaaatgcccattgactttattgcgtttagacaaaaaagtctccataagaaaagacgcccattaattttaatgtcgtaggacaaaaaaagtcaccatcaaaaaaaacgctcattgactttattgcatttagacaaaaaagttgccatccgaaaaaacacccatttttgcattttgagtAAAAGAAATTGTCATGGgcgtaaaaaaaagttgtgcgtaaaaaggcccattgacttcattgcgtttcacaagttttttcctatttggcaaatttctttgcagttttgcaaatttttcagcgaaacgggacagattcgctaatCATTAATAGGAAGATTATTTAATTTTCCTCTTATACTATAAACTGTCATTTGTGGCAGATTGCGACATATAATGCTGCAATTTTGGTGACTATCTACAGATCTTAGctgactagtacaggtatggggactgctattcagaatgcttgggatctggggttttctggataaagggtctttccataatttggatctccatgattTTAGCCTActaaacaataatttaaataaataaaacccaattggattgttttgcctttaatatgaatttattttatattagttgagatcaagtacaaggtattttttatcattacagagggaaaaaaataacaattttattgaaatgaagtctgtgggagatgactttcccaaaatttggagctttctggataaccggcttCCAGATACTAAATCCCATCCTTTTATGCTAAGGGGTTCATTCAAAATGAAGGAGATtctgtgtttttctgttttttctctatactaataaaacagtagcttttacttgatcccatctaagatataattcattatttttggaggcaaagcaatccaattgtatgtattttatgtttaaataatttttagcaggtcccaagtattctggataacaggtccaatacctgtactaatattatAATTAGATAAGAGCAATTCAAATAATCTGTTTGGTGTGTTTTCTGGTCACTGCTTGTGCAGTGTATTGCTTTCTATATCATTAAATAGTAGAAATCATTTCAAGAAGAGTCCAGAATATTCAGCTATGGACCATGCAGCAATAACATAAATCACAGTTATTTCCTGAATCAAAGGAAAACACATGTTTTTATTCACCTTcatttaaaaatagggatgcactgaatccactattttggattcagacgaacccccgaatccttcgccaaagatttggccgaatactgaaccgaatccgaatcctaatttgcatatgcaaattagggtgggaagggggaaacatttttgacttctttgttttgtgacaaaaagtcatgtgatttccctccccatccctaatttgcatatgcaaattaggcatggggttcagcctggcagaagaatttggccgaatccgaatcctgctgaaaaaggccgaatcccgaaccgaatcctggatttggtgcattcctatttaaaaataaacGTTTTTTTAAGCATCTAAAATTCAGATCACCAACGGAACTGCCTTCAATAAATTTCAAAAAGAGTCAAATTTAACGGGTGCCTATACTTCAAATGCCTTTAGCTAAATCTCTGATAAGAATTCTAGTCTCCTCACTAAAAACGTGCCATTGATTTTATGGGTTCTCCAAGCACAGATAGCATTCTGTCTCCTGACATCACTCTGTAATATTTCCAAATACTGAAAAAATTGGTCCTTTTAGTATTTCAAGTCCTTCATCATCCAGCAGAAATAAACACACAGGATCATCTGACACCCACACAATTGTTGTACTTAAATGCATACAGGATAGAAACCTTGCTCTTCAAATTTCTTCATCCATCATGGAAATTATTCGCATAATCCAAATTAATGACATGAATTCTAGTTTACGTAACTTGTTTGGTATGCTAAGAGCTGTTTTCTATTTTCTAACAATGGgttctaaataaaaaattattgctactttgcagcatattttttcaaacattttggggcaaatgtatcaagggtcgaatatcgagggttaattaaccctcgatattcgactggggaattaaaatccttcgaatatcgaagtcgaaggattttgcgcaaatagttcgatcgaacgatcgaaggaataattgttcgttcgaacgattaaatccttcgaatcgaacgatttgaaggattttaatccatcgatcgaaaggttatccttcgaccaaaaaaagatagccaagcctatggggaccttccccataggctaacattgacttcggtagcttttaggtggcgaactagggggtcgaggttttttcttaaagagacagtacttcgactatcgaatggtcgaacgatttttagtttgaatcgttcgattcaaagtcgaaggtcgaagtagcccattcgatggtcgaagtagccaaaaaaacaattcgaagtattttttcttctattccttcactcgaactaatgaatgggcccctttgtgtTAACTGTGTTGCTAATAGAAAATGGGCCACCAGAGGCAGTTCTGTAAGCATAGATGGCTGCCATTCTATGCAGACTATGTAAGGTACTCTAGCCCATTCCAGAGTACCCCAAAGATAGGTAACTACCatgaaaaaacattattaaaaatgtaaaatgcagaggATCAGtgcttggggggttatttattaaggtctgattttttttctggtatgacttttaaagtggaaaaacacagtttttgcgTAGAAAAAAAGCCTGTAATttctcatgatttattaaaccccaatggtgttaaaagtccaaataaaaaagtactccaactcagacctgctgagttcatgtagaagtcaatggcagatgtcccgttgacattttgaagatatcctgatctgcgcttggTTTCGttcaaaaataataaagattttgtggtttcatgcatcaaatctgaaaaagttgcaggtttcgggcatcaaatcagaaaaagtcacaggttttgcCAAATAATCagagaaaaaattgtacaatttggattttttcacaattttatctttTCCAGCAGAAGAAATTTTAGTgaaattttattgataaatggggggaaaGTCCATGCGGATTTGATTGGAAAATATTGAgacatttcggattttgataaataaccccctcatcagTGTCTGAAAAAGATAAGAAGTTAATCACTCCCAAGCAAATGTCAGTGGATATAGTCCCAATAAAATCATCATCAAAGCAACACAATGGTTGCTAAACAAAACATAGAAAGGGGTGCACTCATTTGCAAGATTTTGGCCATATTGCAACACAATTTGTTATACTACTGGGCCTTGAAGAAGTGGGAGTAATGACTGCAGAATTAATTGAGCTATTTTTACATGTCAAAGGAAAAGCCAGTTTAGAGTATCCCAGCTTCTGAGGACAATGGTGCtggtgggatatatatataaacctttaTAAAGCTGTTACTGCCTACAGTCTTTGATGAACCTTTACATATGTATTAAGCCAACTTTGTATGccccccttttatttatttttttgtgggtaactgTCATGCATAAGAATGGGAGATGTTGTACCCAATGCCTGCTCACTAAATCCATTAAATGAAAATTATGCTACcgagcaatgtaggtctctataaatatatattgcataaaccagCTCACATGTTAAcaatgtatgtgccattgggtaatcctaaatagaaaagtgccattttaaaaatgaagggcctcccctgggatcctacaattcacggtgcaccaGGGTTGGAACAAGGGTTAAGCAGAGTAGGCCTtaggcacaaagctgggggggaaCAGGCACGTACCTTCTTTGCTTCATagccctagtccggtcccttgtCGTCACTCTTGCAGGTGTGTGAGTGGGTGAGCGCCTATTGGTCGCTGCGTTTGGTCAGGTTGCCTAGGCTGCTTGGCCGGCCTGGCTCCGCgctgtggtgcacacaaagaaatcTAACAAACCAtacgtgttaggtcacatgagccaattaattggcaaagttctgtcttttgcttccacacttgttcctgttacagttagagctgcagtatttctggtcaggtgatctctgaggcagcacacagttCATTATAAAATATGGGCTCAatataaaagatgtaaaagggaaatatttatataaatatatattccagtttggtaagattctttaagacaccacttaatatgatataaactatctgatgCTCCGAGCCAGGTCAAGctagccctaggcaacccggccagccacCTCGCCCCCTCCTGCATGCATGCGCTTGTTCAGGTGGTGACATCATGTGTGTGTCTGCTTATTTGGGGGGTATCATAGAGTGCAAATGCTATTTTCAATGTGTGGACAAGGGCCCAGATTAGGGGTAAGTAGATGgaagaggcatgtgcctcttctgcctacccctagttccagacatgctcttgcttaaatattcagtttgggggtatagtttttgttTAATGCACCAGAGGCTTAAATTACATTTCCACTAGCTCATAGCCTTGATTTCAAATACAAATGGACAATATATGTTTTCTACTATCTATTCAGATGTAGATGTTGACCATTTTGTACTTGAGTCAGGCAGTTATTTTTTGTTCATCTTACTTTGCCCCAGCCCCCCCTGATTATCCATATTAACAAATCTCACATCCTTGCATTAAAAACCATTGAAAACTCACCTTTAGAAGCAGGCAGCGACAGACAGAACTTGTTAGGAgtggagaaaatgtattttttgtagttaCTGTGATTGTCTTGGTTCAGCCACCAGATGGCGCTGCTGGGAATGGGATGCTACAGGAGAAGttctataaagctggccatagatgcaaagatctgatcgtttgaggcccatctcctgacctgtcaccaaccattctgatcaaataaagtagtaaaagaacagatcagccgatgttctgcccctgacagcaatcgtacaaaagttatgtcaaaataaagctgaaaattgtccgatcggcaatacacatgatttctaatggtggccttGCCAGGAAGCCTGAGGTAGGCCCCCTCAGTGAGGTAACAAATGGGAGTAGTTAGATGAGATAGCAGTAGGTTACATTTGTTGGAGCTCATTGCAGGTGGTGAGAGTTAGTGGAAGGGTAGAGAGAcaagcagctgaggctccaacaaggaggaagGGGCTGGTGTCCCAGCTGTACCTCTCCCAGTTAGGAACCCAGAGAAAGTGGTAGTAGGGAACTTATGGCCAAGTGACTGCAAACGCTGACAATATAACAATATGTATATATGATTGTCAAAGTCATTCAGAGCTTGTGTAATGTTCTGTATGCTCTTTTGTTTGCAGCCCTCTTCTCAATTCTGAAAACAAtagataataattagataaatgtgtgtttttgtagATAAGGATGTAATGTGGTTACAGAAATTCCAGCATATTTTCTAAGCATTGAATGAGTTACTGCTTAAAAGTCCTGTACAGGCTCTGCATCCAAATATGTCTTCAACCAACTCTGCAATTGATTAATAGTGTAAGTAATGTTTATATCATTTGTTGTAATGTTAGAGAACATTAATATTTCTTTCGTATTTATTACCAGGCTTGTGAAAAGGATCAACAATGTGGAGGAGGCATGTGCTGTGCTGTCAGCATCTGGATACGAAGCTTACGGATGTGCACACCTCTTGGCAATGAAGGAGATGACTGCCATCCTTTAAGTCATAAGGTTAGAACACCAGAATATTGCTATAATACTGTGGGATCACTGGCAGCCATATTTACTCTAAGATGCTTACAAGTAATCCTCCCTTAGGGTCATGGGGATATTAGTAGTATTTTCTCATCCCtgtaatttattatataaatctgCCCACCCTCATTAAAAGTGAATAGGAAACTTCATGATTGTGTGTACTCTGACAAGGTCTAATCATGGGTATTCTACGATTGAGGGGGGTCAACTGTATCTTTTTTCACCCTCACTA
This window contains:
- the prok2.S gene encoding prokineticin 2 S homeolog precursor produces the protein MKKVQCALLLVAAVSLLLDSGAAAVITGACEKDQQCGGGMCCAVSIWIRSLRMCTPLGNEGDDCHPLSHKIPYFGKRMHHTCPCFPNLTCIKLDDSIYKCLPLIKNKDFYF